A genome region from Coffea arabica cultivar ET-39 chromosome 7e, Coffea Arabica ET-39 HiFi, whole genome shotgun sequence includes the following:
- the LOC113702039 gene encoding uncharacterized protein encodes MGMMMMKTTTMQRRASSAVIVSIARSQGAAASLGTPAPAGCTTLASFLSAFPNHKPHLAFCSAISSKFKSSSEKALKFQPELRNDINNVNSLDDALSLFERMARMRPLPSVIDFTQLLDRIVKMKKHYSSVVSLFRDMCVKGIPVNEYTLTMVINCYCVVGRVDLAFSTLAGFFKRGFVPDVVTFGTLLKGLFREQKVPQAQELFKKIIKEKLCKPNETMLGIVIDGICKAGNTQTAIEFLRAMEKRGSPCKPTAIIYNTVIDSLCKDKMVDEALAFLQEMIEKDIPPNVVTYSCLIQGLCSLSRWKDVDKLFAEMKVYKIVPNVITFSIVVDALCKEGHIEDAEEVVQIMIQQGQNPDLVTYSSLMDGYCLQSRIDDASRVFNAMVASGLTPDLHCYGILINAYYKTKKVKAAMTLFQEIPHKGLTPNIVIYNTVLQGLFSSGRYLSAREIFNEMQASGMKPDFHTYCVVLAGLCKTGHVDEALELFHATEADGTDLHIEMYNIMLDGLCKCRRLDGARDLFKNLSLKGLDPNVITYNTMIAGLLSEGLLIEAKELIGKMEEKGCLADSVTYNVILQGLLMGGHYDDAVVYYEEMVHRGFLLDASTFSILLDLSAENQNNLSVLMLMLKIDPNSKRFMDGGQRGPSH; translated from the coding sequence ATggggatgatgatgatgaagacgaCGACGATGCAGAGAAGAGCTTCTTCTGCGGTGATTGTTTCCATTGCTCGGTCTCAGGGAGCAGCGGCTTCATTAGGTACTCCTGCTCCTGCAGGTTGTACTACTCTTGCATCATTCCTCTCTGCATTCCCAAACCATAAACCCCATTTGGCTTTTTGTTCTGCTATTAGTAGTAAATTTAAGAGTTCTTCTGAAAAAGCTCTGAAATTTCAACCTGAATTAAGGAATGATATTAATAATGTCAACAGTCTTGATGATGCTTTGAGCTTGTTCGAGCGGATGGCTCGGATGAGGCCTCTGCCTTCCGTTATTGATTTCACTCAATTGCTGGACCGTATTGTTAAGATGAAGAAGCATTATTCTTCagttgtttccctttttagagaTATGTGTGTCAAGGGCATTCCTGTAAATGAGTACACCCTTACTATGGTGATTAATTGTTACTGCGTTGTGGGCCGAGTGGATCTAGCTTTTTCTACATTGGCTGGCTTCTTCAAACGTGGTTTTGTTCCCGATGTAGTCACCTTTGGCACTTTGCTTAAGGGACTTTTTCGAGAACAAAAGGTTCCTCAGGCACAAGAATTGTTCAAAAAGATAATCAAGGAAAAACTTTGTAAACCCAATGAAACTATGTTGGGGATTGTGATAGATGGGATCTGTAAGGCAGGAAACACTCAAACAGCCATTGAATTCCTCAGAGCAATGGAAAAACGAGGAAGCCCTTGTAAACCTACTGCAATTATTTACAATACTGTCATTGACAGCTTGTGCAAGGATAAAATGGTTGATGAAGCTCTTGCCTTCTTACAGGAGATGATTGAAAAGGACATTCCCCCGAATGTTGTCACTTACAGTTGTTTGATTCAGGGTCTGTGCAGCTTAAGCAGATGGAAGGATGTTGACAAGCTCTTTGCTGAGATGAAGGTTTATAAAATTGTTCCAAATGTTATTACTTTTAGTATAGTGGTGGATGCACTATGTAAGGAAGGGCATATAGAAGATGCTGAAGAGGTAGTCCAGATCATGATCCAGCAAGGTCAAAATCCCGACCTGGTCACATACAGTTCCTTAATGGATGGGTACTGTTTACAGAGTCGAATAGATGACGCAAGTAGAGTTTTCAATGCCATGGTTGCTAGCGGCCTTACACCCGATCTCCATTGCTATGGTATTCTAATAAATGCCTATTacaagaccaagaaagtgaaagCAGCCATGACGCTCTTTCAAGAGATTCCACATAAAGGTTTAACACCTAATATTGTTATTTATAACACTGTGTTGCAGGGGTTATTTAGTTCAGGAAGGTATCTTAGTGCACGAGAAATTTTCAATGAGATGCAAGCTTCTGGCATGAAGCCTGATTTTCACACTTACTGTGTGGTACTGGCTGGATTATGCAAGACTGGACATGTCGACGAAGCATTGGAGTTATTCCATGCAACCGAAGCCGATGGAACAGATCTTCACATTGAAATGTACAATATCATGCTTGATGGGTTGTGCAAATGCAGGAGGCTCGATGGTGCCCGGGATCTTTTCAAAAATCTCTCCCTTAAAGGATTGGACCCTAATGTCATAACATACAACACCATGATTGCTGGCCTGCTTTCAGAAGGTCTGCTCATCGAAGCTAAAGAGCTCattggaaaaatggaagagaAGGGTTGCTTGGCAGATAGTGTTACATACAATGTCATTCTGCAAGGACTCCTTATGGGAGGTCATTATGATGATGCAGTGGTCTATTATGAAGAAATGGTTCATAGAGGATTCTTGCTGGATGCATCTACGTTTTCCATTTTACTTGATTTATCTGCTGAGAATCAGAACAATCTTTCTGTGCTAATGTTGATGCTGAAGATTGATCCCAATAGCAAGAGGTTCATGGATGGGGGACAAAGAGGACCTTCACATTAG